Proteins encoded in a region of the Paramagnetospirillum magneticum AMB-1 genome:
- a CDS encoding MBL fold metallo-hydrolase gives MVCTVKFWGVRGSIACPSPEHVVYGGNTSCIAVTTEAGIVVFDAGTGIRSLGREIIGHGLAHAHLFFTHTHWDHINGFPFFAPAYNPAFRLDIHGPKQDGSPRGIQHVLMGQMETPNFPVPLAAMRGIVSYEDFEVGSIFSPYDGVTLRTAPLRHPNGACGYRLETGGVVVAYITDTEHVPGTPDENVLFLMRGADLVIYDCTYTDDQFPTKIGWGHSTWQEGIRLARAAGAKRLAIFHHDPEHTDDIMAGIEAEAVRSWTGVVVARDGMEITL, from the coding sequence ATGGTCTGCACGGTGAAGTTTTGGGGGGTGCGCGGGAGCATCGCCTGTCCTTCGCCCGAGCATGTGGTCTATGGCGGCAATACCTCCTGTATTGCTGTCACCACCGAGGCCGGGATCGTGGTCTTTGACGCCGGAACGGGGATACGCTCCCTGGGGCGCGAGATCATTGGGCATGGATTGGCCCATGCCCATCTATTCTTTACGCATACGCACTGGGATCACATCAACGGCTTTCCCTTCTTCGCTCCGGCATACAATCCCGCCTTCCGTCTCGATATTCACGGACCGAAGCAAGACGGGAGCCCGCGCGGCATCCAGCACGTGCTGATGGGCCAGATGGAAACGCCCAACTTCCCCGTACCGCTGGCCGCCATGCGCGGCATCGTTTCCTACGAGGATTTTGAGGTGGGGAGCATCTTCTCGCCCTATGATGGGGTTACCCTGCGGACCGCCCCGTTGCGCCATCCCAACGGTGCCTGCGGCTATCGCCTGGAGACCGGGGGAGTGGTCGTGGCCTACATTACCGATACGGAGCACGTTCCCGGCACTCCTGACGAGAATGTGCTGTTCCTGATGCGGGGCGCGGATCTGGTGATCTACGACTGCACCTACACCGATGACCAGTTTCCCACCAAGATCGGCTGGGGACATTCCACCTGGCAGGAAGGAATCCGTCTGGCCAGAGCGGCTGGTGCCAAGCGTTTAGCCATTTTCCATCACGATCCCGAACATACCGACGATATCATGGCCGGCATCGAAGCCGAGGCCGTCCGGTCGTGGACTGGGGTAGTTGTCGCCCGTGATGGCATGGAAATCACCCTTTAG
- a CDS encoding MucR family transcriptional regulator — protein sequence MSDINSDKTNRDDLLRMAVDVVAAYVGKNPVPAGQLPELINTVYGSLSSLEGGQPEAKSEAPKPAIAVKRSVTPDYIICLEDGKKLKMLKRHLRTTYNMTPDEYRMKWGLPPDYPMVAPNYAAQRSDFAKKIGLGRKAGETPERPTRRGRR from the coding sequence ATGAGCGACATCAACTCGGATAAGACCAATCGCGACGACCTGCTGCGCATGGCCGTCGATGTCGTTGCCGCCTATGTGGGGAAGAACCCGGTCCCGGCGGGGCAATTGCCGGAACTGATCAACACCGTATACGGGTCGCTTTCGTCCCTCGAAGGTGGGCAGCCGGAGGCGAAGTCTGAGGCGCCCAAGCCAGCTATCGCCGTGAAGCGGTCGGTGACGCCCGACTACATCATCTGTCTCGAAGATGGCAAGAAGCTAAAGATGCTGAAGCGGCATCTGCGCACCACCTACAACATGACCCCGGACGAATACCGGATGAAGTGGGGCCTGCCGCCGGACTATCCCATGGTCGCCCCCAACTACGCCGCCCAGCGTTCCGACTTCGCCAAGAAGATCGGCTTGGGGCGCAAGGCCGGCGAGACGCCGGAACGGCCGACCCGTCGCGGCCGCCGCTAG
- the rpiB gene encoding ribose 5-phosphate isomerase B, translating to MSTKIMAIACDHGGIELKELLAKDLAASGWSVLDLGTNGPESVDYPDFAVTLADALKSGKAERGVLLCGTGIGISIAANRFPHVRAALVHDAFGARMCRQHNDANVLVMGGRTTGPEVARDCLKIFIETEFEGGRHARRVSKLSGNGPA from the coding sequence ATGAGCACCAAAATCATGGCCATTGCTTGCGATCACGGCGGCATCGAACTCAAGGAATTGCTGGCCAAGGATCTGGCGGCGTCCGGCTGGTCGGTGCTCGACTTGGGAACCAACGGCCCCGAATCCGTGGATTATCCCGATTTCGCGGTGACGCTGGCCGATGCCCTGAAAAGCGGTAAAGCCGAGCGAGGCGTGCTGCTGTGCGGCACCGGGATCGGCATCTCCATTGCGGCCAACCGTTTTCCCCATGTGCGTGCCGCCCTGGTGCACGATGCCTTCGGGGCGCGCATGTGCCGCCAGCATAATGACGCCAACGTCCTGGTGATGGGGGGGCGCACCACCGGTCCCGAAGTGGCGCGTGACTGCCTGAAGATTTTTATCGAGACCGAATTCGAGGGCGGCCGCCACGCGCGGCGCGTCTCCAAGCTGTCCGGAAACGGCCCGGCCTGA